TTCGCGAATTGCATTGGAGACCAGCACAGCCTGAAAATTATCACCGTAACCTAAGCCGTGACAGATACCTCCAGATAACGCATAGATGTTTTTCAATACTGCACCAAATTCTATTCCGAGTACATCTTCCGAAAGAATCGTCTTGATAACCCTTGACGACAGAAAGGAAGCAACCAATGCTGCACTATCCAGGTTCTTACAGCCGAAAGTTAAATACGACAATTTGCCTAAGGCAACTTCCTCCGCATGGCAGGGACCACCAACCACACAAATCTGTTCAATATCGACCTCATAGCGTTGCTCCAAAAACTCACCGATAATCAAATTATCTTTGGGAATAATCCCCTTGATGGCTGAAACAACAATTTTATTTCTAAAATCTTCCTTCGTCACATTGGCCAGTGCATCCTTCAAATAGGCCGCAGGCGTATTTAAAATGACAATATCTGAATTAGTAATTACATTTTTAGCATCGGTATCAATCGTCGTAATACTAAGATCAACCGAAACACTGCTCAGGTAAGTCGGGTTATGTTTGAATTTTTGAATATATTCTGCATCCTCTTCCTTTCTTACCCACCAAAAAATATGCTTGTCTTGGTCATTTTCACATAGCATCTTGATCATAGCAGTAGCCCAACTTCCGCTACCAATTATACCAATCTTTTTCCCCTGCATGTCTTTAATTTGTTTTCGACAGCAAATATACTTATTTACTAACGAGATATACGATTCACGCGGTGAGATATGATACTTTCGTTACTTTTTAAGCAAATAAACGCTCCCAGAAGCCTAATTCCAAGCCAACATAATAATCGTTGTTTTCGAATTTTATGGGGTAAACGCGAATAAAATCATGCTGTTCGGGATTACCTCTTCCCGACAACAGATCGAATTCATGGCGATGAAAAGGACAGATTACTTTGCCACGTTCACACCAGCCATTTTTCAATGGTGCCCCAGCATGTGGACATTTAGGCGAGAAAGCATAGAGTTGGTCTTCGTACCAGGTAATACAAATAATTTTTCCACCGAATTTATGTTCGCTGATGCCCTGATTTTTAAGAAAATCGGCATGTTCAATTTTGTACCAATGAACCATTCGACAAGATAGCTAAAAATTACAGTGAATTTTCTATCTTTGTGCAATTTCAAAAATTTGCACTATATATGGCTTTACAATGCGGTATCGTAGGTTTACCAAACGTCGGTAAATCAACATTATTTAACTGTTTGTCGAACGCGAAAGCGCAAGCGGCTAACTTTCCATTTTGTACAATTGAACCAAATGTTGGGGTAATTACCGTACCGGATGCCCGTCTCAATAAATTAGCTGAATTAGTCAACCCGCAACGAATTGTTCCAAACACCATCGAGATTGTCGACATCGCCGGTCTTGTGAAAGGAGCTTCAAAAGGTGAAGGCTTAGGCAATCAATTCTTAGGAAATATTCGTACGACAAATGCTATTATTCACGTTTTAAGATGTTTTGACGATGGGAACGTGATCCACGTAGATGGTTCGGTAGACCCAATCAGAGATAAAGAAATCATTGACACCGAATTGCAGCTTAAAGATTTGGACACTGTAGTAAAACGTATCCAGAAGGTAGAAAAAATGGCTAAAACAGGCGGCGATAAAGATGCAAAAAGAACGTTTGACATCCTATCAATCGTCAAAGATCATCTTGAAGCTGGAAAATCCGCCCGTACAGCAGCGATTGAAGCTGAAGATTTTGAGTTTATCCAGGATTTAGCCTTGTTAACAGCTAAACCTGTACTTTATGTATGTAATGTAGATGAAGGTTCTGTTAACACAGGCAACGCCTACGTAGAGCGTGTTAAGGAAGCCGTGAAGGATGAAAAAGCGGAAGTATTGATTATCTCAGCACAGATCGAATCTGAAATTGCCCAACTGGAAAGCTACGAAGAACGCAAGATGTTTTTAGACGACTTGGGTCTTGAAGAATCTGGCGTACATAAGCTCATCCGCGCTGCATATTCGCTTTTAAATTTGGCGACTTATTTTACCGCTGGTGTACAGGAAGTTCGCGCTTGGACGATTGAGAACGGATTTACAGCCCCTCAGGCTGCAGGTGTAATCCACACAGATTTCGAAAAAGGGTTTATCCGCGCTGAAGTAATCAAGTATGACGATTTTGTCTCACTTGGCTCCGAAAATGCAGTAAAAGAAGCTGGAAAATTATCAGTGGAAGGAAAAACATACATTGTCCAAGATGGCGATATCATGCACTTCCGTTTTAATGTATAATCATTCCCACCTGTTCAAACAGATAAATACAAAAAAGAGGCCAGTACATTTCATGTACTGGTCTCTTTTTTTTGTGTTATTTAACAAAATAGCGGTGTTCAATCACCTCTACTTTTTTGATATCCTTATCTTCCAGCACTTTCTTAACATCACAATGACCAGTTACGCCGCGATAGATCAGCGCTCCGCCAAGGGTCAATCCTGATAATCCAGTCAGTGGTGATTTAAAAAGTTTTTTAACACCCAAGCCCAATATGAATCCGCCGGCAATCACCGACAGAACACGCTCAGAGGTGCCAATATTTTCTTCGATACAATCGTCTTCGATCTTTGTTTTTATCTTATCAAATGCAAAGTTTAGTAGGTTACTCATAATTATCTCCATTTTATTTATCGTACATGTTATAAACAAATGGTGTCCTAAAAAAGTTTAGGAATAGAATAATAGTTTTTTATGTTGTTTCTCCGACGACATCTCTTATATTCGTATTTAACAAATTAGAAATACATGCAAATCAAAAAATATTCTGGTGAATTGGTACCCTTTAATGGTGAATCGCTACGTCATTCGCTTTCTCGTTCCGGTGCCAATGCTGACCAGGTCAATCAGGTCTACGATAAGGTACTCAACGAAATATATGATGGGATTTCAACAAGAGAACTCTATCAGCTGGCCTTTGATACGTTAAAAACTGTGCGAAATTCTTACGCCGCTCGCTACAGCCTTAAGAAAGCCCTGCGTGAACTTGGCCCCGAAGGTTTCTACTTCGAAAAATACATTGCCCACCTTCTGCGATCCATCGGATATGAAAGCACCACCGGACAGACCGTACAGGGACATGCCGTTTCCCATGAATTGGATGTTGTAGCCTATAAGGACGGTAAACTGATCACCGCCGAATGCAAATTTCGAAACGATATTGACGAAAAAATATCCGTAACGACGCCCATGTATTATCTTTCAAGATTCAAAGATATCAGCAATATCAATTATCAGTTTTTTGGAAAACAGCTGCAGTTTCAAGAAGGCTGGCTGATTACCAATGCATACTTCACCTCCGACTCGATTGATTTTGCCAAATACTATCATATCAACTTGCTTTCTTGGGATTATCCAAAAGAAAATAGCATCAAAAAGAGAGTAGACAAAGCTGTTTTCTATCCGGTCACTTGTCTCACAACTCTTTCCGACCTTGAGGAACAGCAACTGCTCAAAAATCAACTTATTTTGGTAAAAGATATCGTCAGTAATCCCGAAAAATTGGATCTCCTAAACTTAACAAAAGAACGGAAAGAAAAGGTCTTAAACGAGGCTCGCGAACTCATCAACTATCAGGTGGAAGAAGAGTATTAATTATAAAAAAAGGTGTTATGTATACCTGTTTGGACAGCTATACATAACACCTTTTTCAGTAGTTGATATTACTTCTAAAGCTTGGTCGGATAATAGATCTTGCCATATTTCGCAAGTTCGCTTAAATCTGTCTTTTTCCAAAATATACCATAAATGGCTGCTCCGGATCCTGACATAGAAGCGTAAATTGCTCCTTTTTGATATAAAGTTTCTTTGATTTCTTTCAACAAGGGGTAACTTTCGAAAATACCATCCTCAAAATCATTTCGAATATGAAACTTCCACTCTTGGATGGGCAAACGAATCGCTTCTTCCAAATTAACTTCGGGTGCCTTAGGTTGCACAGCAGCAAAAGCCTCAGCCGTAGAAATATGAATATTAGGCATAATTACCACAAGATGGTAGCCATCCAGATTTAGATTTAAGTCTTTAAAATCTGTCCCAATACCTGTTGCAAAAACAGGATTATTTGCGATAAAAAAAGGACAATCGGCACCTAGCTTTGCGGCGTATCCCGCCAGCTGCTCTTCAGTAAGATTCAATTGAAAGAGCGTATTGAGTCCCTTCAAAACAAAAGACGCGTCCGCAGAACCGCCGCCTAATCCTGCTCCAATCGGAATTTGTTTGATCAAATCAATGGAAACGGGTGGAATGCCATAATCTTTTTTCAACAATTCAAAAGCTCTTATACAAAGGTTATCATGGAGATTCCCTGGGATACGTTCCCCTTGAATGTTTAGTGTTGTCTCCGCAGCAGTCGTTTCCAATAATTCGATAATATCGTAAATCGGAAGTGGATAGAAAACGCTATTCAGTTCATGATAACCATCCGTACGCTTGGCAATGACTTGCAGCCCAATATTTAGTTTAGCGTTTGCAAAAAGTATCATGTGAATTGATCTAAATCGTATATTTCAAAATTAATAACTTACCAATGAAAAGATATTATCACTGAACCTAGATAACCGTCCTTTCGCTTTAAGGAAATCCAAAGAGATAATAAAACTGTAGGCGACAATCTCCCCACCAAGTCGTTCAATAAGTTTACTGGCGGCAACGACGGTACCCCCTGTCGCTAAAAGGTCGTCGTGAACCAATATACGGCTTCCTTTTTCAAAAGCATCTTCATGGATTTCAATGGTTGCCTGGCCGTATTCCAGTGCATAGGATTCAGATACGGTTTTAAAAGGCAATTTACCTTGTTTTCGGATTGGAATAAAAGGCAAGCCCAGCCTATTGGCAAGTAAAAATCCAAATAGAAAACCCCGACTCTCAATTCCAGCAATAGCATCTATCTCTATGCCTTGCAATTGATCAATAATCGCATCAACCATTTCGCTACACAATGCCGCATCTTTCAACAAAGGAGTAATATCTTTAAAGACAATACCAGGTTTAGGAAAATCCACAATATCCCGGATTTCCAGTTTCAATTTATCTTGAATCATTCTCAAATATTAAATAAGGCGCAATCTTCGCAATCGCAAGATCTGAAAGTGTTCCTATTTTTGTCAAGTCCTCAATATTGACATAACTTCCATGCTGATCCCTATAATTGACGATTAGTTTCGCATCTTTAGGGCTAAGATACGGATGTTTGGCCAATGAATTTGCATCAAGCTTATTAATATTGATTTTTTTGATTCCATCTAAATTGGCTACAACAATATAGTCTTTAATCTGGTCATAGGTCTCGGCTGTAACTCCATAAACCTCCTTTAATTGTTCTATGCGGTAGAACCCACCAAGAACCTCCTTATATTTCAAAATGCGTTTGGATAGAACCGAACCTATCCCTTTAAGACTGATTAATGCTGTCGTATCACAGGTATTAATATCGATAAGCTCGGCTTTATTTCTTTCAAACTTATCGTAAAGCAAAGGCGCTTTATTTTGTTGTTTTGTTCGCGCTGAATCAGGCATTGTTTTGATTTGAATGTAGGGCTCTAATCTGTTGTAAAGTCGGCCATTGATCGAGTAAATTTTCTTCAGATCGGTTTTTACTCTAAACCTTCCACCTTTTTTTTCATAGTTTTTCACGACCGCAATCTGTTTATCAGAAAGCCCCAACTTATGCCAATCAGCGTGTGGTAAATTGTTTGGATCAAAATAGAATAGTTTGGTCTCTTCCAAAACCGAATGTTCAGATATTGCCCCCGCGCTTTTGTCTTTAGTCGAATAGGTTGCCTCGACCTCCTGTTTGTTTACTGGACGAGAGACCTCAAGAGAGTCATGAAAGGATTCTTCAAATAATTTGGCCTGATTGGGAATTGGATCGCGCGTATTGCTTTTAATCAAAGCATAGATCGTCACAAACAGCACAATGATTACCAAAATAATGAAAAACCCATTTTGTTCTGTTTTATTAAATTTAAAATAAGCCAATAGCCTCTTCATAAGCCGCTAAAAATTGGGATATCTAAATTTAATAAATTATAAGGAAAATAAAAAGGGAATTATTAAAAACAATTCCCTTTTTATTAATTATTATCTACAAAGAGATTTATAACTTTGACTTATCCACTTTTTCAACTTGGCTACCATCCTTTAAAGTTTTTGAAATAGCATCAAATGGCCGAGAGACCACTTCATCCCCTTTTTTCAGCCCTGAGGTAACGATGATATTTTTATCATCCTGAATACCGGTCTTTACCAACACCTGCTTAACAGTTTTATCTTTTAGGACAAATACATACTCCTCCACTTTCATATTTGTATTGGTAGAATCTTTATCATCAGAACGCACAGTTACCGATTGAATCGGAACAACCAGCCCTTTATCATGTTTTGTAAATATCTGAACGGTTGCTGAAAGCCCTGGCTTAAATGGCGATGCAACGTTCTCTTTCATCAAGTCCTGATACGATTCTGCACTGATGCGCACTTTTACATTAAAATTTGTTACCTGATCTGTCGATGATGTCGTCGTCGTTGTTGTTGCTATATTTTTAGACGAGCTAGCAATTTCCGTCACAACACCTTTAAACTTCCTATCCTTAAAAGCATCGACTTCGATCTCAGCTTGATTCCCTACTCTTACATTATTAATATCATTTTCATTTACATCGACATTAACCTCCATCGAGCTCATATTGGCTATACGCATAATTTCTGTACCTGCCATCTGCGCCGTTCCAACAACACGCTCTCCTTTTTCGATAGACAAGAGCGAGATGATACCATCTGAGGGTGCGTAGATTGTCGTCCGATTCAAATTATCCTGTGCTTCTTTTACTGACGCTTGTGATTGGTCAATGCCATATTTTGCCGAACGTACCGTTTCCCTTTGTGCTTGGATAGAAGCCTGTGCAGCAAAATATTCGGCAGAACTTTTATCCATTTCTGAAGCAGAAATAACACGTTTTTCGAAAAGCTCCTGATTCCGTTTATAGGTAGCGGCAACATTTTTGAAGTTTTCTTCTTGTTGTTTTAATTGCTGTTGTGCAGCTGCGAGATTGGCCCGCTGTGAATTCATTGCCGCAACCGAACGATCATAACCAGACTGCAAAATATCAGGTTTGATGCGACAGAGCACCTGTCCTTTTTTAACAAAATCACCTTCTTTAATGTTAAGCTCAACAACCTCTCCAGATACCTCCGAACTCAACTTAACCTCCACCTCAGGCTGAATCTTCCCACTCGCAGAAACTAATTCATCGACATCGGCCTCCTTTACGACATCCACAGCGACTTTAGTAATCTCTCCCTTTCCAAACCAGCCAGCTTTAAAACCTATGAAGCCAAGGACCACCAAGAGCACTACGATGATCAGTATAATTTTTCCAATGCTACGTTTTTTCTTTGCCATTTCTTTTGTTAGTTCAAATAGATTAATTGTTATCGAATTGAATTGGATTTCCAAGGTAATAATCGATGATCTTCGATCTGAATATTACGTTATATTTTGCTTGAATAAGGTCAAATTCGGCCTTATTTCGTTCTGTTTGAGCTGTAAACAATTCCAGTGAATTCGCCATACCAATATCATAACGCTCCTTTGTTGCCTTGAATGCTGTTTCAGCACTTTCAAATGCTACAGTAGCCGAGCTATAGCGTTGTTTGGCCGCATTCACATCCAATACAGCCTGATTAACGGCCTTGTTTAAGTTATTTTTTGCCAACTGCTCGGATGCTTCCGCCTGTTTCAACCCAATCTTTGCCTTGGCCACATTCACTTTATTCTGATTTCTCGAAAAAATAGGAATAGCAAGAGATAAACCTGTGAAAAATGACTTATTATCCGATACTTGCTGGCCAAAGGGCACTCTAAAAAGAGTTGCAGGATCTAAGGGATCGGTTTGTCTTGTCGTTGCAGAGGAGTAATTCGTTCCATAACTCACATTCAGATTGAGTGTAGGATAATAGCCTCCCTTCGCGATATCGATTTGTTTCAATGCCACCTCTTTATCCAATGCAGATTTGTGAATATCGGGCTGTAAGGTGAGCGCTTTTTGGTAAACATCCACGGCATTCTTATCCACTGCATGAACCAATATGGCTTCCAGACTCGGGCGTTCCAAAGAAATAACGGTTTCAGGAGGCATTTCCATCAACTGCTTCAAGGTCAACAAAGACATTTCGTATGAATTTTTTAGATTAACTTTGTTCAGTTCATTTGTGGCAACCTGATTTTTTGACTTAGCAAGATCGGCAATTGTTTTATTACCAACTGCAAATTGGATGGAGTCCAAAGAAAATTGTTGCTTTGATAAAGCAATCTGATCTTCACTGGCAACCATCATCTCATGATTGGTTATTGCTTCCAAATAATTCACCAACACATTGAGCACGAGATCATTCTTGATCTTATCTACCTGAGTCGCTGTAGACTCCAGT
The DNA window shown above is from Sphingobacterium thalpophilum and carries:
- a CDS encoding NAD(P)H-dependent glycerol-3-phosphate dehydrogenase — encoded protein: MQGKKIGIIGSGSWATAMIKMLCENDQDKHIFWWVRKEEDAEYIQKFKHNPTYLSSVSVDLSITTIDTDAKNVITNSDIVILNTPAAYLKDALANVTKEDFRNKIVVSAIKGIIPKDNLIIGEFLEQRYEVDIEQICVVGGPCHAEEVALGKLSYLTFGCKNLDSAALVASFLSSRVIKTILSEDVLGIEFGAVLKNIYALSGGICHGLGYGDNFQAVLVSNAIREMRRFVGKVDGDTSRDVNTSAYLGDLLVTAYSQFSRNRTFGNMIGKGYSVQSAQLEMNMVAEGYYASACIQEYAKKYAVELPICDAVHQILYEHLPASKIIQALSEKLT
- a CDS encoding Rieske (2Fe-2S) protein, whose translation is MVHWYKIEHADFLKNQGISEHKFGGKIICITWYEDQLYAFSPKCPHAGAPLKNGWCERGKVICPFHRHEFDLLSGRGNPEQHDFIRVYPIKFENNDYYVGLELGFWERLFA
- the ychF gene encoding redox-regulated ATPase YchF; protein product: MALQCGIVGLPNVGKSTLFNCLSNAKAQAANFPFCTIEPNVGVITVPDARLNKLAELVNPQRIVPNTIEIVDIAGLVKGASKGEGLGNQFLGNIRTTNAIIHVLRCFDDGNVIHVDGSVDPIRDKEIIDTELQLKDLDTVVKRIQKVEKMAKTGGDKDAKRTFDILSIVKDHLEAGKSARTAAIEAEDFEFIQDLALLTAKPVLYVCNVDEGSVNTGNAYVERVKEAVKDEKAEVLIISAQIESEIAQLESYEERKMFLDDLGLEESGVHKLIRAAYSLLNLATYFTAGVQEVRAWTIENGFTAPQAAGVIHTDFEKGFIRAEVIKYDDFVSLGSENAVKEAGKLSVEGKTYIVQDGDIMHFRFNV
- a CDS encoding DUF2892 domain-containing protein, coding for MSNLLNFAFDKIKTKIEDDCIEENIGTSERVLSVIAGGFILGLGVKKLFKSPLTGLSGLTLGGALIYRGVTGHCDVKKVLEDKDIKKVEVIEHRYFVK
- a CDS encoding ATP cone domain-containing protein codes for the protein MQIKKYSGELVPFNGESLRHSLSRSGANADQVNQVYDKVLNEIYDGISTRELYQLAFDTLKTVRNSYAARYSLKKALRELGPEGFYFEKYIAHLLRSIGYESTTGQTVQGHAVSHELDVVAYKDGKLITAECKFRNDIDEKISVTTPMYYLSRFKDISNINYQFFGKQLQFQEGWLITNAYFTSDSIDFAKYYHINLLSWDYPKENSIKKRVDKAVFYPVTCLTTLSDLEEQQLLKNQLILVKDIVSNPEKLDLLNLTKERKEKVLNEARELINYQVEEEY
- the ispE gene encoding 4-(cytidine 5'-diphospho)-2-C-methyl-D-erythritol kinase: MILFANAKLNIGLQVIAKRTDGYHELNSVFYPLPIYDIIELLETTAAETTLNIQGERIPGNLHDNLCIRAFELLKKDYGIPPVSIDLIKQIPIGAGLGGGSADASFVLKGLNTLFQLNLTEEQLAGYAAKLGADCPFFIANNPVFATGIGTDFKDLNLNLDGYHLVVIMPNIHISTAEAFAAVQPKAPEVNLEEAIRLPIQEWKFHIRNDFEDGIFESYPLLKEIKETLYQKGAIYASMSGSGAAIYGIFWKKTDLSELAKYGKIYYPTKL
- a CDS encoding adenine phosphoribosyltransferase codes for the protein MIQDKLKLEIRDIVDFPKPGIVFKDITPLLKDAALCSEMVDAIIDQLQGIEIDAIAGIESRGFLFGFLLANRLGLPFIPIRKQGKLPFKTVSESYALEYGQATIEIHEDAFEKGSRILVHDDLLATGGTVVAASKLIERLGGEIVAYSFIISLDFLKAKGRLSRFSDNIFSLVSY
- a CDS encoding helix-hairpin-helix domain-containing protein, which encodes MKRLLAYFKFNKTEQNGFFIILVIIVLFVTIYALIKSNTRDPIPNQAKLFEESFHDSLEVSRPVNKQEVEATYSTKDKSAGAISEHSVLEETKLFYFDPNNLPHADWHKLGLSDKQIAVVKNYEKKGGRFRVKTDLKKIYSINGRLYNRLEPYIQIKTMPDSARTKQQNKAPLLYDKFERNKAELIDINTCDTTALISLKGIGSVLSKRILKYKEVLGGFYRIEQLKEVYGVTAETYDQIKDYIVVANLDGIKKININKLDANSLAKHPYLSPKDAKLIVNYRDQHGSYVNIEDLTKIGTLSDLAIAKIAPYLIFENDSR
- a CDS encoding efflux RND transporter periplasmic adaptor subunit; this encodes MAKKKRSIGKIILIIVVLLVVLGFIGFKAGWFGKGEITKVAVDVVKEADVDELVSASGKIQPEVEVKLSSEVSGEVVELNIKEGDFVKKGQVLCRIKPDILQSGYDRSVAAMNSQRANLAAAQQQLKQQEENFKNVAATYKRNQELFEKRVISASEMDKSSAEYFAAQASIQAQRETVRSAKYGIDQSQASVKEAQDNLNRTTIYAPSDGIISLLSIEKGERVVGTAQMAGTEIMRIANMSSMEVNVDVNENDINNVRVGNQAEIEVDAFKDRKFKGVVTEIASSSKNIATTTTTTSSTDQVTNFNVKVRISAESYQDLMKENVASPFKPGLSATVQIFTKHDKGLVVPIQSVTVRSDDKDSTNTNMKVEEYVFVLKDKTVKQVLVKTGIQDDKNIIVTSGLKKGDEVVSRPFDAISKTLKDGSQVEKVDKSKL
- a CDS encoding TolC family protein, with product MKRFYYSAVVFTGLFLGTNVLVQAQQIVGVAEAIRMTLERNVQIKQAALNKDLAEQDLFQAKSNLLPNLSATVDQSFRYGFGFDLTSGRIVNNTWTKGTSGSVGSSVNLFQGFQQVNQIKANKLQLESTATQVDKIKNDLVLNVLVNYLEAITNHEMMVASEDQIALSKQQFSLDSIQFAVGNKTIADLAKSKNQVATNELNKVNLKNSYEMSLLTLKQLMEMPPETVISLERPSLEAILVHAVDKNAVDVYQKALTLQPDIHKSALDKEVALKQIDIAKGGYYPTLNLNVSYGTNYSSATTRQTDPLDPATLFRVPFGQQVSDNKSFFTGLSLAIPIFSRNQNKVNVAKAKIGLKQAEASEQLAKNNLNKAVNQAVLDVNAAKQRYSSATVAFESAETAFKATKERYDIGMANSLELFTAQTERNKAEFDLIQAKYNVIFRSKIIDYYLGNPIQFDNN